The Paenibacillus sophorae genome has a segment encoding these proteins:
- a CDS encoding AAA family ATPase gives MTKKLRQIAFYGKGGIGKSTTSQNTLAQLAVNFGQRIMIVGCDPKADSTRLILNTKAQQTVLDLAAKLGSVEDLELEDVVSSGFGGILNEKLTVPTPIDMDELERLLIDFGVVEDEETALQTQAPK, from the coding sequence ATGACTAAAAAACTGAGACAAATCGCATTTTACGGCAAAGGAGGAATCGGCAAATCCACCACTTCTCAAAACACCCTGGCTCAGTTAGCCGTCAATTTCGGCCAAAGAATTATGATCGTGGGCTGCGATCCGAAAGCCGACTCCACGCGCCTGATTCTGAACACCAAAGCGCAGCAGACCGTGCTTGATCTCGCCGCCAAACTCGGAAGCGTAGAAGACCTGGAGTTGGAGGACGTGGTGTCCTCCGGCTTCGGAGGCATCCTCAACGAGAAGCTGACCGTTCCCACTCCGATCGATATGGACGAACTGGAACGGCTGCTGATTGATTTCGGTGTGGTGGAGGATGAGGAGACGGCTCTGCAGACGCAAGCCCCTAAGTAA
- a CDS encoding ABC transporter permease, with protein MKWIISVHRKLLSFYLFFLVLIVWELAPRLGLVSNVFVPPFSRIVETGIELGLTNIFLYISISLKRVFVGFVLATVLALPLGFILAGAMPKLAAFLHPLTKFLSSIPPFILFPVFVIIIGIGEGGIYTVIFWSSFWPILFTTIAGIQNVDPLLIRSAKSMNAGKLVIFTKVILPGASPTLITGLRTGLTMSFFMLIGSESMGADSGMGWMIHNAQSMGFVERIYLGAVMVAGVGLALNYVLEYLESAVLQWRQAPDSSNKAAA; from the coding sequence ATGAAATGGATCATTTCGGTTCATCGGAAATTGTTAAGCTTTTATCTTTTTTTCCTGGTGCTGATCGTTTGGGAGCTTGCGCCGAGGCTGGGACTCGTTAGCAACGTATTTGTCCCGCCCTTCTCGCGGATCGTGGAGACCGGAATCGAACTGGGACTGACGAACATTTTTCTCTACATTTCCATCAGCCTGAAAAGAGTGTTTGTCGGCTTTGTCCTGGCTACCGTTTTGGCCCTGCCGCTTGGCTTTATTCTGGCCGGAGCCATGCCGAAGCTGGCCGCATTTCTCCACCCTCTGACCAAATTTCTCTCCAGCATCCCGCCGTTTATTCTATTTCCGGTCTTCGTTATCATTATCGGAATCGGCGAGGGGGGCATCTATACGGTTATCTTCTGGTCGTCGTTCTGGCCGATATTGTTCACGACCATAGCCGGTATTCAGAATGTCGATCCGCTGCTGATCCGGTCGGCCAAATCCATGAATGCGGGCAAGCTGGTGATCTTCACAAAGGTGATCCTGCCCGGCGCCTCGCCGACATTGATCACCGGACTCCGTACCGGACTGACCATGAGTTTCTTCATGCTGATCGGTTCGGAGAGCATGGGCGCCGATTCCGGTATGGGCTGGATGATCCACAATGCCCAAAGCATGGGGTTTGTCGAGCGCATTTACCTTGGAGCCGTTATGGTTGCAGGCGTCGGTCTGGCGCTCAATTATGTGCTTGAATACCTGGAGAGTGCAGTGCTGCAATGGCGGCAGGCTCCTGATTCAAGCAATAAAGCCGCAGCTTAG
- a CDS encoding ABC transporter permease has protein sequence MNSTAIKLKKIGIGSIPILLFFIFWEGGARIIPEGVISPPSDAIVAIFRSAFSDILLEQTLISLYRVLLGFLLSLIIGIPLGFLLGTFFSSAEKALLPFFRTCEKLNPFAIIPIFMIFFGIGTSEKVVVIFWSALWPVLFNTMAGAKDIDYNLLRAARSMGATRRELFTKVVLPYTAPNIFIGIEFAAQLSFFMIIASEVIGASTGLGWYYINSTARYDLPLMYGIVLFITVLGIIINLLFARLKKRFLVWKEASQLH, from the coding sequence ATGAATTCCACCGCAATCAAGCTTAAAAAAATCGGCATCGGCAGCATCCCGATCCTGTTGTTCTTCATCTTCTGGGAGGGCGGCGCCCGAATCATTCCGGAGGGCGTCATCTCGCCTCCCAGCGACGCGATCGTCGCCATCTTCCGCTCAGCATTTTCCGACATACTGCTGGAGCAGACGCTAATCAGCCTGTACCGCGTGCTGCTCGGGTTCTTGCTCTCGCTGATTATCGGTATTCCGCTCGGATTTTTGCTCGGCACCTTCTTTAGTTCGGCGGAAAAAGCGTTGCTGCCTTTCTTTCGCACCTGCGAGAAGCTGAACCCTTTCGCGATCATTCCGATTTTCATGATCTTCTTCGGAATCGGAACTTCGGAAAAGGTGGTCGTCATCTTCTGGTCTGCGCTCTGGCCCGTACTGTTTAATACGATGGCCGGAGCCAAGGATATCGATTACAACCTGCTGCGGGCGGCACGGTCCATGGGAGCTACGCGCAGAGAGCTGTTTACCAAGGTCGTCCTGCCGTACACCGCACCCAATATTTTTATCGGTATTGAATTTGCCGCCCAGCTATCGTTCTTCATGATTATCGCATCTGAAGTAATCGGTGCCAGCACGGGACTCGGATGGTATTACATCAACTCTACCGCCCGCTATGATCTACCGCTCATGTACGGCATCGTCCTGTTCATCACCGTGCTGGGCATTATCATCAACCTGTTGTTCGCCAGACTGAAAAAGCGCTTTCTGGTATGGAAAGAAGCGTCACAGCTTCACTAA